Within Persephonella sp., the genomic segment CGAAAACACTTCCTTTGTATCTACCTTTTACGTGGGGCATAAATAGAATTCCGCCAAAACTAACATTGAACCCTTTCTGTCTTCCGAGCCAACCAGGGTTTCTAAAAATTGAGTCTGTTGGCTCAAGACAAATACCTGTTCCAAGTCCACCCATAGCTCTTGAAGCTGGAGAAACTCCAATCATGTTGTCGCCGTTTGTAGCAAAGGCTCCTGTTGTTAAAATCGCTGTAGCCAATGCCACCGAACCTGCCACCTTTCTCATACCGCTAACCTCCTGTGTTATTAACACTTAATATATTTTTATATCTTGAAATAAAAAAACATGTAAATTATTAAGTTGTCAAATACTAACTTATTCTTCTATTTTCAATAGATCTCTTATTTCTTGATCTAACTCTCTGCACCTTGGACATAGCGTTGTGTCCCCTTTGTAAGAGAAAGGAACCATACATTCTTCACAGGGTATCATCAGATGTTCAGCAAGGACTTTGGTTTCTTTTAGGAAAGTATCAAGGTTTAAAGTGTCTTTTAAATGTATACAGTTTTCTGGACAGACTTCGTGACAAACTTTGCACTTTATACACAGCTTCGGTTCAAACAGTATTTTCAGTCTTTCTTCTCCTGCTTTTAGGGCTCCTGTTGGGCATACGTTATAACAAACAGAACAGTTTGTACACCTGTAGCTGTCTATCCATTTGTCAGATGTAAATGAAACTTTATCAACATCAACATTAATCTGGGAAAACTCTGCATTTAAACTGCTCAGATTTTCAAGTAATGTTTTTCTCCTTTTGATGTCAATTTTTTCAGTAACTATATTTTTTGTTCTTTCTCCCTCTTCTTCAAAAGAGGAGATTTTAGGCACAAGAGCCCAAAATGTTATACCTGCTGCCGCCTTCCCAAAATTTTTTAGGAAGTCTCTCCTATCATTTTTATTCTCTTCTTGTGTCAAACAGATTTTCTGAATGACGGCTCTGTTTTCTACCCCTAACTCAGTTAGAAAATAATTTGCCTCATCTACATTTTTTTGTATGATCTCTACTAATGAACCTACAAAACAACCTTCACAGTGACCTGTGTCAAATATTATGTCCTGATTTTTTGCAAGAACCATAGATATAATGTACTCAGGATTTAAAACAGAAAGGCAGGGTAAATTCCTTTTACAGCTTAATAAATTTTTGTCCTGTGAAACAAAACTCTCATAAAAACCCTGCAGATCAAAACCTTTCAAAGAAAAAGCCTCGGAGGGACAGACCCCAACGCATGCTCCACAAGAAACACAGTTTTCTTTGTTTAGTTTAATCCTGTAATCTTCTTGATATAAAACATCTTCAACGGGACATACATCTATGCAGTTTTTACAGCCTGAATCTTTAAAGTAAACATGTACACAGCTGCTAAAATCAAACTGCAGTCTATTATTCATATCACTCTCCCCGTTAAGCTGTCACACCTTCCTCAAGTGTTTCACACAGATACTCATGGTCAGAAAGTATAAACTCAAGGGATAGCTCACAAACATCTTGATAAAAAGGCGTTTCAGCCATATCTTTAGCCGACAGCAGATATATAGTCCCCCAGTTGGCAAGATGTTCCTCAAGAAACCTTTTCTGAATATTTCTTAGTCTTTCTACCTGAGCTTTATCTTCTTTCTGCAAAGCTTCAATTTCTTCTTTTATCAAAGTCATCATAAATTCCATCTCAACAGCTATGTGATCCGGAGATAAAACCCTTGTTTTATTAAGATCTATCATGTATCCATGTTCTTTGTAGAACATAAAGGTTGGATTTGTAACTGACGGATCTATATACCCCTGATCGTTCATAAAAACAGATTCATATGGGTAAACATTCAGGAGAAAAACTGATGTGAAATCAACATTTAGATCTTCTTCTATAAGCTTTTCCGGTTCTTTTTCAAAGAAAAGCTTCCACTCTTTCGTTCTGGGAAACAGATCAAGTAGATCATTGTTTTCTTTTATCTTATTTAGCAGATCCTTATCTATCTCCTCTATAAAAAGTCTGGATAGCAAGCCGTACATGTTTAGCCTTGCCTGTGTTTCCTTTATATCGTTCATCTTTTTACCTCAAAAAGGGGCAAAAGCCCCCTTTATTATTCTGTATGTTCACCTGACATCCTGTATGCCTTGTCTGTATGTGGATACCAAGGTCTTTTAAACCATTTTGGTCTTCTAAGACCGTTTGGACCAGGGGCTGGTCTTGTTAGTCTGTCCCTCCATGCCTGATAAACCTTAAATGTTGCATTTGTGTTCACAACAACATCCCCTATTCTGTCATCTGGACCGGCTTTTTCTACGAGGACTTTCTTATGCCAGCAGTGCATACCTGAAAGGGGATCTGGATTTGCAGGGAAGACCGCATTCTGCCATACACCTGAAGCACCGTTCCACCATACCTCTTTTATGTCTTTATTAAACTCCGGATAAGGCCATTTCAGCCATTTTTCGCCGTGTTTTTTCTCTACCTCATGGGGGAATACACCATCTTTCCATCTTACAGTCCATACATGTTTTTCAGGATTGTTTATCTGGGCAAGTGCAGATCCGTAAGTAAGAACAGTAAGATCCTGATTGAAACCATCAACCTTTACAGAGTTCCTGACTCTCCATCTACCAGAGTGGTGGGAACAGGCAAGAACACCTGGTCTTGTTGCCTGTGTTGGCATTGCCATTCCTACAAAGTAACCTACCTCTATTCCTGAGACTGTATCAACAACCCTTATTTTTATAGGATCTCCTTTTTTAATACCAAGTCTCTTTGCGTCTCCTTCATATATCCATACAGGGTTGTGGTTCTGTGAGATTTCCATAAGCCATTTTGCGTTTACAGATCTTGTGTGAATATTGTAAGGAAGTCTGTATATAGGATTCAGTACAAACGCATTGGGCTCTTTCATGTAATCATGGTGAACATGTGTTACAACATGTATAAGCTTTTGTCTTTCCTCTTTATTCTTTGGATAGTAAGGAATAGCGTATTCTGGCCAGTTAAACTCAACAAATGTTTTGGAATAAAACTCAAGGAGCCCTGTAGGTGTATGGAAACCTTTGAGCAGTTTTCCGTCTTTCATCACTCCTATTGTGTGCCTTTCAGAGTGGAGTTTATCTCCGTGACCTTTTATGTAAACAGCTCCAGAGTCGGGATCTATTGAGAGCTTACTTCTGGGGATCCATTTTCCTTTATACTTGTAGGCATCTTTTTCCGGATCGTAAGGTATTTCCCTCTCATGCACATTATAAACCTGTGTTTCTTCTGTCCATGCCCCTCTGTCTCTCATATACTCGTAAGGGGTAACACCTAATTTTTCGCATACCTTTCTCAGGTTTGGAAGAGATTCAAAGGCTGCGTTATACCATTCTTCTATTGTTACCGGCTTTCCAGGATTTTTCTTTGATTCATAAAGCTGTCTTATACCTAAATCTCCGTCGGGATCTATCGCCCACGCCAGATTAATCCAGAACTCATTTTCTTCCCATACTTCTCCAAGACCGGCTTTTTTATGCGCCTCAAGTGTAGCCCTCCAGGGAACCTTAGGTTCCCAGCCCATCTTTTTGAGTGCAACTCTCAAAACAGGCTGTCTGAAAGCTGTCCATCTCTCAGGTTTTGTTTCTGCAGACTGGTTGTCGTGCCTTTCCCCTGCAAGACCTACAGGAAGTATGTAATCAACAAACCAGTTGGTTTCTGACCATGTTGGAGAGAGGTTTACTGTCAGCCCCATTTTGTTTTCATCTTTTAAAACTTCTATCCATCTGAACCCGTCAGGATTAATCCATACAGGATTGTAAATCTTTGATATCCATACATCTAATCTGTCTGGAATTTTCAGTCCTCTTTCTTCCCATTTTTTCCTCCATTCATCGTCAGAAAGGAGATGTGGAAGGAGGAATGAAAGTTCATAAGTGGATAGGGGCCACTCTGGGGGCCACAGAAGTTCGTTCCATGCATCAACAGGATCAGGCTTTTCTTTTAATGTTGCTTTACCTCCTTTTCCTCCTACACCAAGTACATGCCAGTGGTGCCACCCGTTTGCACCTATTCCTCCAATTGATCCTGTAACAACAAGGAGGAAGTATCCTGTTCGTCCGGCAGACATCCAACCACCTCTATTTCCTGCAGCCTGAGCCCTCCAGAAATAAGTAGTAATTCTATCCCCTGCCCAAAGTATAAGTTCGTAAAGTTTTTCAAGTCTGTCTATAGGAACTTTTGTCTCCTGGGAAGCCCATTCAAATGTGTAATCTTTGTAAAGGTCTTTTAAAACATTTATAAAATCATCAAAGGTTTCACCTTCAGGCAGTTTTGATATTCTTCCTTCTTTCAGCAGATAGTTGAGGTATTCCTTGTCCTTCAGGAATGTTTTCCAGTTTACCCATCTTTCCATAAACTTTCTGTTGTATTTATCTTCTTGCAGAAGCCTGCTTATCATTGAAAGATAAACAGCAGATTCTGTTCCAGGCCATACAGGAAGCCAAAGATCAGACATTCCTGCAGAGTTAGACAGTCTTGGATCCATAACAACAAGTCTTGCACCTTTTGCCCTTGCATCTGCTATATAACCTGCATGCTGCTGGAAGTAGTGTCCCGCATCTGCTGCGTGAGATGAAGAGAGGAATATAAGTCTTGCGTTTTCAAAATCAGGAGAAGGTCTATCATCCCCACTCCACGCTATTCCACCAAGTCTTCCACCGGCAGAACAGATATTTGTGTGAGAGTTGTGGTAATCACCGCCCCACGACCAGACGACCCTTGCTGTGAAACCTCCTGACTCGTTTGGTCTCCCAACATGATACATTATCATTTTTTTGGCAAGCTCGTCCCCTTCTCTCTTTGCTCTTTTTATTGTTTCTCTCATTTTTTTACCTATAGTTTCAAGGGCTTCATCCCATGTTGTTCTTACCCATTTACCTTCACCTCTTTTTGATCCTGGGGCTCTTTTGATGGGAAAAGGAATTCTGTCAGGATCATACATCTGTGCGAGTGTTGCGTAGCCTTTGGCACAGTTTCTCCCTCTTGAACCTGAATGGAACGGATTACCCATAAACTTTTTAACAGTAAGATTGTCTTTATCAACCCAAGCTGTCAGTCCACAGGCAGCTTCACAGTTATTGCAGACTGTAGGTACTATCATGTAATTGATAAGTTTAACCCCCTCTCTTAAAGCTCCACCGTATTTTTTCCAGTAGTCTCCATCAGGTTCTTTCCAGTCGTTCCACTTTTCAAAAGGTGGGTAATAATCAAGTCTTGTTGGTGTAAATGTTATATCTGTGTTATCCTCTGCAACAGCAGAAGGGTTTATTTTTTCAACTACACCTTTTGCAATTGCTGCTCCACCTATTGCTGCAGCAACCCCTTTTAAAAAGTTTCTTCTTGTGGTTCTCATTTACTCTGCCCTCCTGATTAACTTAATGGTAAACTTTGTGGAGCTATTAACCATGCATGTTTAATAAGCCAAAGACCTACAAGTGCAAAAATTGATGCAAGCCATGCATATCTGTACCTTCTGTATTCGTTAGCTATTCCTACAAGGATCATTGGGATAATAAAAGTAAAAACCATACCAAGCCAGAAGAATGGTGCGACTTCGCCAAAGGCAAGAATTTCTATAACTCTGTAAGAAAATTCACTGTGCATCTTTGCAAAAAACAGCTCTCCTATGAATATTGCCGCCTGAAGTCCTGCACTTCCAAAAAGAATGTATCCAAGCTCTCTTCTTATTTTTTCCTGTAAAATGTTTCCATAAACAGCATCAACTATCAGAAATGCAGCAGATCCTGCTATCATCGCACTGAGAAGCATTGATATCATTTCAGCTGGAAATACCCATACCTCTCTTGCTGTAGCTTCACCCATTATTCCTGCTGTGTATATTGTTGAGAAAAAAGCAAGGATAAAACCGGGTATCATAACCCTGTCAAACAGTTTTTTGTTTCCTGTTGCCCAAGACCAAAAAGAGATGAGAAGAACTATAACAAAGGCTGAGACAACCCACGCACCAAGGGTAACGGCTGATGTAAAGTGTGGGTGGAAAAATATTTTCCAGAATCTGAACATATGGTGCAGATCAAGAACTGTAACAAGGAGTGTGATACCTATAAATATAATCCCAAGTATCGGAATCCATTTTCTAAAAAAGTTATCCTGCTGTGGATACTTTTTTATAAAATAAAGACCTAATAGAAAAGTTCCTGTAGCTATGCTTTTTGCCCACATATTTGTTGATACAAGCCACCCCCAAATAACTTTAGGGAGAGCCACATCAAAGGTTACTTCTGCCCCTACCATCTTAATGCCCTCCTATGTGATCTAAGAACTTTACTTCTGTAAACAGCGTAAATCCCTCAGGTCTTTCTGAAGCAAGGGGATCAAGAGCCACTGTTGATCCTCTAACATAAAAATGTTTTGGATGGGTGTTTAGCTCAGGTTTTCTTACCATTACATCTCTGTGATTTTTAAGGTATTTAGATATCTCAGATTCAGGATCGTCAAGATCACCGAATATGTTTGCATGTGTAGGACATGCAACAACACAGGCAGGCATCATTCCAACCTCTATTCTGTGGGCACAGTATGTGCATTTATCAGCAGAGTTAGTTATCGGATCAAGGTATATGGCGTTGTAAGGACACGCCATCATACATGAGGCACACCCAATACATCTATCGTGATCAACATTAACTATACCGTTCGGCAAGTAGTGAAGTGCAGAAACAGGACAGATCCTCTCGCAGGGAGCATTTTCACAATGGTTACACCTTAAGGGAACAAAATGCCTTTTGACATCAGGAAATTCACCCTGATCTATGTATTTTACCCTAAGCCTCCAGCTGTGAAGTGGAACATTATTTTCAGCTTTACAGGCAACCGCACAAGCCATACATCCCATACACCTGCTCAGATCAACCAAAAAACCTAATCTCATGGGATACCCTCCTTATTTATGGTTTACAGACAGCCTTTAAAGAATCCAGGTTTTGGTTTCGGAGTGATCTCAAACTCATCAAGTTTGACAACAGGAATGCCGTCTTTCTCGCCTATAATCATTCCTAATCCATCTATGGATCCTCCAAAACCCTCAAGAAGATCAGACCAGTAAACGCTGTCTTTAGTTGGTTTTACATAGTAATACTCCCCTTCTGTAACATCAAAAATAACTATCTGAGGGGGATTGTCGTAGATATCTTTTACCCCTTCAAATGCCTTGTGGGGAGGACATGAAGCAAGAACATCAAACTCACCGCTCTCCTCAGCTTCTTTTGCACAGGATATGGCTGTTATAACAGCACTTGTAAATTCAACCTCGTTATCCTCTTCATCATCGGCAGTTTCTTCCTGTGCATAGGCTTCAGGAATGAATGTGCTAATTGGAGTTCCGATTACAAAGGCAAGACTCAGTATTGATGCGAATATGTATTTAAACATCTTCATTACCCCCATTACTTAAAGTTTTTCCAGCTTTTAAGTGTCGATAGATAAGCTATCAGATCTTTAAGATCCTGATCACTAAGATGTGAAAAAGGAGGCATTTTTGACTGTTTTTTCCCATTAACGGTCATATACCACTGGTACATATCGTTATTCGGGTATGCTTTAAACTTGTCAGGATTTGCATGTTTGTTGTAATGTCTATTTGGGTTCAGATTTCTTATTACTACATCATTTGGATTAAGTATAGATTCCTTCAGATAAACAGGATTTGCTATTCCTCCTATATTTGAAAGATCAGGCGCCATTCCTTGCGGTGCTGTAAGCTGGTCATCAAATCTGTGGCATGCAGCACAGCCGTTCTGAACAGCTACTTTTTTTCCATTAACAGGATCCCCAAGTTTAGAAGCAGGATACCCCCAAGAAACATATTCCAGATAATCCTGATCAATATTAAACTTTCCAAGTTTTATAAATTTCCATCTTGAGAGGGATTTATTTCCATCCCTTTCGAGCTTATCTCCGTCCCAGATAGCAAAAGCTACAGGCACAAGACCTGCTTTCAGATTTGAGTTCTCAGTGTTTAAAGGTCTTTTGAATACAGCTGTCCATTCTCCTGTTTTTTTGTTGTATTTCATTTCTATTTCTACCGGTTCATCTATTTCCGTAAGAGAACCAAAGCCTTCAGATATGAAAACCTTCTGATAATCCCTTCCCTCAACCTTTTTCTGCAGGTAAACGGTTACAGGGTGGTTTTCGTCTCCCATTCCAACATAAGGAAGTGTAATACCTCTGCCAAATTTATTTGGAAATTCAATACTTACGCCGTCTGCAAACTTATTTGTATCGTAAACTGTCTGGATAGAAGGTGTATTATCTTTCCATCTAACATACACAGCTATTGATTTTTGGTTGTAGGCAACTTTCACCATTGCTTGAACAAGCTTTTTCTTAGGTATCAGATTGTTGGCATTTTTGTCGTTCAGTCTGACTGATATCTGGGGATAAAGAAATACCTTCTTACCTCTTACAGTTTTCCACAAATATGCCTCAGGATCTGCCGGAATTTCTTCCTTTACATACTGACCGTTTATGACTTCGTATTTCATAAATTCTTTAAGGTTGTTGTCCTGAGCATGTGAAACACTTACAAAAAACAGCGATGAAATTCCAAAGACAGCTGTTTTTATAACCTTTTTCATTATTTTCCTCCTTAGCTCCATTTTATAAATGGGAGTTTAATGGCTATCTTTTTCTTTGGCTGGCTGTGTTTCAAAAAACTTAATTCCGTAGACACCTTCCACTTTAGGAGTATTAGCACCCTGAACATATCTCTCATCAATAATGTTGAAAAACTCTGTTCCTTTAAGACCCTGTTTTGCTGCGATCTCCTGATAGTAATTCTCATCAAGCCTGAACATGTCAGCATGGCTGTATGCTATGAGTATATCCATCAGTTCAGACTCTTCTCCTCTTTTTCTTTTCTCCATTTCAGAAAGGAGTATTTCGGCAGCTTTATGAACTTCAGGACCAAAAAGTTTTTCCAGATATTCCATAGGTATTCTTCCACCTTCCATTGGTTTACCTTCTTCATCAAATTTTGGGGGTGAAAGAACCGGAGGAACATAGTAAACATTTGGCTGTGTTCCAAAGTCAGGTCTAAGGGGAAGGGCTACTTTATACTTGTGAACAAGTTTGTAAACCTGAGAATCTTCATCATCAAGGAATCCAACAAATCTAATTCTACCGACGCACTGATGGGCACATGCCGGAGGAAGACCTCTCTCTATCCTTGGAAAACAGAAAATACATTTTTCTGATTTTGATATTTTTGGGTTAAAGTATATTTTTTTGTATGGGCATCCTGCTATACAGTATCTGTATCCCTGACATCTATCAAGATCAACAAGGACTATTCCGTCTTGCTCCCTTTTGAATATCGCTTCTCTTGGACATGCAGCAAGACATCCCGGGTTTGAACAGTGGTTACAGATCCTTGGGAGATAGAAAAAGTAAGAATTGGGCCAGTCACCTTCTCCCACATCTTCATCCCAGTTAGGTCCCCAAACAGGATCTGAGTTTGGTTGGAGAACTGTTTGCTCTGCATTTCCAAACAGTTCGTCATGGTTGTAATCCCATGGAACACCGTAATCATGAACCATGTCAGGAATTATTCCATCTTTCAGATTACCGTCTGAATCAAATCCTCCTCCTGCTTCCATCCAGTTTCTTGGGTAGCCAGCTCCCGGCTGGGTTTCAACATTGTTCCAGTACATATACTCTCTTCCGTTCCTGTTGGTCCACTGGGTTTTACAGGCAACTGTGCATGTTTGGCATCCTATACATTTATTCAAATCCATTACCATTGCTAACTGTCTTTTAGCCATTATGTTTTACCTCCTTATGCTTTCTCTATATCTACTGATGTTGTGTAAGCATGCTGATTACCGTCCCAGTTTCCGCCAAATTTTAGATGTCCCCAACCATCAGACAGCTCAAGCAGATTTAGAGGCGAAGCTACTACTGTGTTGTGGGATTTGTATCCTTTAAAGAAGAAAGGCTCCCAACCGTGCTCAATGATTATTGCATCTTTTGGACATGATGGATAAACCTTTGCCATGGCGTAAAACTCGCCAAGATCATTAAATACCTTTATCTCATCGCCATCTTTTATTCCCTTTTTCTGTGCTATCTCAGGGTTGATCATTACATAAGGAACACCCCTTTGAAGCCTTAAGAGGAGAGATGATGTTTTATAGGTTGAGTGAATTGACCATCTTGCATGTGGAGACATAAGAACAAATGGATATCTTTTAGGTCTTATTGGCTCTTTTGCAGTCGGCAGGGCAGCACCGTATTCTATCCACAGATCGTGATCAACATAGTATGTTAGCCTTCCTGAAAGGGTCTCAAATCTCTCAAACAAGAAAAGGTTGTTTTCAAAGAAGTTATAAGGTTTGTCAGGATAGAGGGGAGATGTTTTTCCTGCTTTTTCATTCAGTTGTATAAATCCACCTCTTTTTCTAACAGTTTCTATAGTGTTTGGTTTAAACTGATCAACATTCTCCAGAGCAAACTCTACAGCATCTTTATCTGTTCTCACATGTCCGTGATGTGTAAATTCATCAACAAGCTTATCCAGATCCCTGTATCCTGTTTTTGAATGGGTAGGATCCGGTATCTTTATGTATTTCTTATCTCCTGTCTCTTTATATTTTTTAACAGCCAGTTCCTGAATTTTTTCAACGATCATCGTACATATTTCCCAGTCAGATTTTGATTCACCAACAGGCTTTAAGTTCTGGGGAGGTTGAGCCATATTCGCATATCTGTGATATCCGGGGTTTGTTCTTAGATCCCATACTTCATACATTGATTTAGCAGGAAGAACAATATCTGCAAACTGGGCTGTTGAGTTCATTCTGAAATCAACATAGGCAAAGAATTTAGCCTTTTTCAGGAATGCTTCTCTGTATGTATCCCCTTTATTTCTTCTGAACCTTGAATCTGCAAAGATAAGGAATGTTTCAACAGTATCCCAGTAAGGTTTTCCATCTTTTTTGCCTATGGATCCTTCCCATTTCTGATCATCACCATAATTTTCAAGCATCTCTTTTACTTTTTTCAGGTATTCCTCTTTGGAAAGACCAGTTGCTCTCCTTACATCTTCGTCTGAATACAGTTTTTCCACATCTTTCATCATTTGCCCTAAGACATATTCGCTAACGAAACCTGATGCAAACCTCTGTTTGTATTTGCCTGAAAATCCTGAGAGTTTACCCATACCAGATATTGCCCACTCATTTTCTGTGTTAAAACCACCGTAAGGTCCCAGTCTTCCAACAAGACCAGGTATAGAAGATATAGCTCTCTGGGCAAGCATTCCGTTAAAGTATTTACCTATTGTAAATCCCATTGATATCATTACAACTTTCGGAAGAGCTATATCTTTTGCCAGCTCTTCAACTATTTTTGGGTGAACTCCTGTAAGCTTCCAAGTTCTGTCTGCAGAGAATTTTTTAGCTTCTTCTTTAAGCAGAGCAAAAACTGTTGTTACAGGAACTTTTGAGCCATCTTTCAGTTTTACTTCCCATCTACCTTCAAGGGCAGGATCTATATCCCATGCCACATCTTTTAGCCTTAATGTTTTTACAGGAGAACCTTCACACCCTGGCATTACTGTCAGTTTATTTGTTTTTGTGTTCCAGGAGAAGAAAACTGCATCTTCCTCATACTCCTTTCCTTCTCCGTGTTCTTCAAAGATTTTATAAATTTCCTCATCAAACTCTTCAGGTGGGTTTTCATGATCTATATCTGAAAGTCTGAGGAGCTTCTTGTTGTCCAGTCTGACAAGGAACGGCAGATCTGTAAAATGTTTTATGAATTTTGGTTTATAAAGTTTTTTCTCAATTATCTCATTAATTATTGACATTGCAAGAAAACCATCGTACCCCGCCTTAACTGGAACCCACAGGTCAGCATGCACACAAGTTGAGTTAAACTCCGGTGTGATGACTATCTGCTTTGATCCGTTGTATCTTCCTTCCCATAGGAAGTGGGCATCAGGAATTCTTGTTTTATTTGGATCCTGTCCCCACCAGATATTAACATCTGTTGTGTAAAAGAAATCATAAGAACAACCTATATTTCCTTCACCGTAAACAACAGAAGTGCCTGGAAACATATCACCAACATACGATGCTATATAAGGTCTAACTGCACCAAGCAAAGTTCCAAGTCTTTTACCTGCAGCTCCCCTTATTTCTGTCAGCATTCCTGCCCCAACATGTATATACAGTCCTG encodes:
- a CDS encoding molybdopterin-dependent oxidoreductase encodes the protein MALTRRDFLKALSASGVGVALGGKTAFAKDKAVVVEDPRSSYPNASYTENMYRKEFAFTYGKKEDHGTAYHCVNCQGNCAWDVWVNNGIITRENQVANYTPINPKIPDFNPRGCNKGVQHSQVTYEKDRILYPLKRVGKRGEGKWKRISWDEAITEIAKNIYETMLTKGPAGLYIHVGAGMLTEIRGAAGKRLGTLLGAVRPYIASYVGDMFPGTSVVYGEGNIGCSYDFFYTTDVNIWWGQDPNKTRIPDAHFLWEGRYNGSKQIVITPEFNSTCVHADLWVPVKAGYDGFLAMSIINEIIEKKLYKPKFIKHFTDLPFLVRLDNKKLLRLSDIDHENPPEEFDEEIYKIFEEHGEGKEYEEDAVFFSWNTKTNKLTVMPGCEGSPVKTLRLKDVAWDIDPALEGRWEVKLKDGSKVPVTTVFALLKEEAKKFSADRTWKLTGVHPKIVEELAKDIALPKVVMISMGFTIGKYFNGMLAQRAISSIPGLVGRLGPYGGFNTENEWAISGMGKLSGFSGKYKQRFASGFVSEYVLGQMMKDVEKLYSDEDVRRATGLSKEEYLKKVKEMLENYGDDQKWEGSIGKKDGKPYWDTVETFLIFADSRFRRNKGDTYREAFLKKAKFFAYVDFRMNSTAQFADIVLPAKSMYEVWDLRTNPGYHRYANMAQPPQNLKPVGESKSDWEICTMIVEKIQELAVKKYKETGDKKYIKIPDPTHSKTGYRDLDKLVDEFTHHGHVRTDKDAVEFALENVDQFKPNTIETVRKRGGFIQLNEKAGKTSPLYPDKPYNFFENNLFLFERFETLSGRLTYYVDHDLWIEYGAALPTAKEPIRPKRYPFVLMSPHARWSIHSTYKTSSLLLRLQRGVPYVMINPEIAQKKGIKDGDEIKVFNDLGEFYAMAKVYPSCPKDAIIIEHGWEPFFFKGYKSHNTVVASPLNLLELSDGWGHLKFGGNWDGNQHAYTTSVDIEKA